Sequence from the Candidatus Woesearchaeota archaeon genome:
GAAGCAGAAGAAGCGCTTTGAGGTTTATAACACTGAAACACGCCCAAGGTTTCAGGGCAGAGTTACTGCACAGGAGCTTTCAGAGGCAGGAATTCCAGTAACGCATTTTGTTGATTCTGCAGCAAGATATGCGCTTAAGCACTGCGACATTGCCCTTGTGGGCGCTGATGCAATAACTTCTGAAGGAAAAGTTGTAAATAAGATCGGCTCGGAGCTTTTTGCAGAGGTTGCAAAGAAGTTTGAGGTTCCTTTCTACTCGTGCACAGATTCTTGGAAATTTGATGTCGAGAGCATTTTTGGGTATGAAAAGAATCTTGAGATGAGAAGCGAGAAAGAGGTTTGGGAAAATGCTCCCAAGGGCGTTAAGATAAACAATTATGCATTTGAAAAGATTAGCCCTGAGCTGATAAGCGGGATAATCTCTGAGCTTGGAATCTACCGCCCCGATGTTTTCATCCATGAAATAAAGAATGCTTACCCGTGGCTCTTTATATGAATTTTTTTAATTTAAATCATATTATTTAAATGGGGTTTCTTGCTGATTTTTTAGATTTTAGAATTAGTTTTTTCAGTATTTTACAGTATCTTAAGCTTTCCCGCCTTTATCTCAAATATTTCCCCATTCTTAAGAAGATTTTCAATTATCCTGTCAGCCTCGCTTATGTCCGCCTTTTTAATGACTTCATCATAATCTGCCCCGTTTCCGGAATCCATCTTTTTTATGAGTTCATACACCATTTCTGAATTTCCCTTTTTTTCTTCTGCCTTTTCAATGATTTCTTCTGCAACTATCTCCTCTCCTTTTTTCTGAACAGGATTTTCATAGGAAACTCCTCCCTTTTTCGCAATAAGCTCCATTTCAAGGTTTCTTTCCTCAATCCAATCTGCATTTTCAATTTTTCTGACAATTTCAGGCAGGATATATCTTTCTGAGCCGTATTCCCTGGGTTTTCCTATCACAAGAACAAGGTCAGAAATTCCCATGTTTGAAAGCGAATCTGGATTTTCAAAGTTTTTTATGCTTATCCTTCCTGTCCCGTCATCAATTACAACATTTCTGTATGCAACATTTCCTGAGTTTTCGGCCTCATTTGAAATGACTATCCCGATTACATTTACGCGCGCAATTTTTTCTTTATCGCTTATCACTATGAAATTTGGGTTCCATCCCTCGTTTTTCTCATATTTTTCTTCAAGAATGGTTTTTATCCTTATTTTTCTCGCAATCTGCCTTTTTGCCGCGGCGTTTTTTTCCAGAGGTTCTTCTGCCATTTTTTATAGCCTCTGTATTGAGCCGGGTTTTGGCTCGAAGATGTCTCCTGAGCGCTTTAGCTTTTCAATCATTTCTTCTACTTCTGCTTTTCCAATCTGCTGCTGTTCTGCAGCCAAAACAACGTCATCTATCGGTATTGTCTTTCCAAATTTCTCCTCAAGCGAAGCCATTATCACTTTTATCCTCACAAGTTTGTCCCTCTCTGTTGTGGTTATTCCTGTTGTTATCATGTCAATGTCTATCCTTCCTGTTGCCTTGTCTGTTGCAACCTGCCCCAAGCAGAAGTTCAGCAGGTCTATTGCCTTCTTTGCATCTTTTTTTGTGACTTTTTCAGAAAGCCTGATTTTTGCAGATGATTCTGAAAGCCTCACAAGCGCTTCAAGCTGCCTTGCAGATATTGGAACGCTTCTTGTCATTTCATCTGCATTTGTTTCTGTTGAGCGCAGATCAACATAGTAGTTTTCTATCTCTTCCAATGCCCCGTCTGTAAGTTCGGGTTTTATCCTCTGCTTTGCATATGCTATGTATTTCCTGAACATTTCTGTTGGAATCTGCTCAACAACAAGGTCGGGGTTTTGGTGCATTCCAAGGATATATCTTGCCATTTTCTGGTCCTTGTCCTTGTTCGGCAGGTCTTTTATGGGAAATATCAAATCAAACCGGTTTATGAGAGTTGGCGGAAGGTCTATCTGCTTTGCAATTGAATCA
This genomic interval carries:
- a CDS encoding S-methyl-5-thioribose-1-phosphate isomerase, whose translation is MEINDYVKNIKELKVQGAEMIARFAVGAVRDTIVNSKAKSTGVLYNELLDAKRKLSSARPTEPCMFNSLKYVFMNVNTNSVVELTRNLLERIDFVLNHFDSSQEIIAHIASQKIKNGSIVFTHCHSSTVMDVLKEAKKQKKRFEVYNTETRPRFQGRVTAQELSEAGIPVTHFVDSAARYALKHCDIALVGADAITSEGKVVNKIGSELFAEVAKKFEVPFYSCTDSWKFDVESIFGYEKNLEMRSEKEVWENAPKGVKINNYAFEKISPELISGIISELGIYRPDVFIHEIKNAYPWLFI